A stretch of the Cryptosporangium phraense genome encodes the following:
- the guaB gene encoding IMP dehydrogenase encodes MLPEVDVFAVPDSLAELFAPTALTFDDVLLLPGESDMMPSEVDTTARLTREISVRIPLLSSAMDTVTEARMAVAMARQGGVGVLHRNLSIDDQTAEVDKVKRSESGMVSNPVTCSPDDTLADVDRACGRYRISGLPVVDADGILVGIVTNRDMRFETDPGRRVRDVMTAMPLITAPVGVDPDEALRLLRANKVEKLPLVDSENRLCGLITHKDFVKKDQFPLSTKDADGRLVVAAAVGVGEDAYKRARSLVDAGCDIIVVDTAHGHNRAVSEMIRRVKADTRAQVIGGNVATKEGAQALIDAGADAIKVGVGPGSICTTRVVAGVGVPQVTAIFEAARAGRAAGVPVIGDGGLQYSGDIAKALVAGADTVMLGSLLAGVEESPGELQFINGKQFKTYRGMGSLGAMQSRGRQQSFSKDRYFQDDVASDEKLVPEGIEGQVPYRGPLAAVAHQLVGGLRQSMFYVGARTVPDLQQRGRFVRITSAGLKESHPHDIQMTVEAPNYASRK; translated from the coding sequence ATGCTGCCTGAGGTTGATGTCTTTGCCGTACCGGACTCCCTGGCCGAACTCTTTGCCCCCACCGCGCTGACGTTCGACGACGTGCTGCTGCTGCCCGGCGAGTCGGACATGATGCCCAGCGAGGTCGACACCACAGCCCGGTTGACCCGGGAGATCTCGGTCCGGATCCCGCTGCTCTCCAGCGCGATGGACACGGTCACCGAGGCCCGGATGGCGGTCGCGATGGCCCGCCAGGGTGGCGTCGGGGTGCTGCACCGCAACCTCTCGATCGACGATCAGACGGCCGAGGTCGACAAGGTCAAGCGGTCGGAGTCCGGCATGGTCTCCAACCCGGTGACCTGCTCGCCGGACGACACGCTGGCCGACGTCGACCGGGCCTGCGGCCGGTACCGCATCTCCGGTCTGCCGGTCGTGGACGCCGACGGGATCCTCGTCGGCATCGTCACCAACCGTGACATGCGCTTCGAGACCGACCCGGGCCGTCGCGTCCGTGACGTGATGACCGCGATGCCGCTGATCACCGCCCCGGTCGGCGTCGACCCGGACGAGGCCCTGCGGCTGCTGCGCGCGAACAAGGTCGAGAAGCTGCCGCTGGTCGACTCGGAGAACCGGCTCTGCGGGCTGATCACGCACAAGGACTTCGTCAAGAAAGACCAGTTCCCGCTGTCCACCAAGGACGCGGACGGCCGGCTCGTGGTGGCGGCGGCGGTGGGCGTCGGGGAAGACGCCTACAAGCGGGCGCGGTCGCTGGTCGACGCGGGCTGCGACATCATCGTCGTCGACACCGCGCACGGTCACAACCGGGCGGTCAGCGAGATGATCCGGCGGGTCAAGGCCGACACCCGGGCCCAGGTCATCGGCGGCAACGTCGCCACCAAGGAGGGCGCGCAGGCGCTCATCGACGCGGGCGCGGACGCGATCAAGGTCGGCGTCGGGCCGGGCTCGATCTGCACCACCCGGGTGGTGGCCGGGGTCGGCGTCCCGCAGGTGACCGCGATCTTCGAGGCGGCCAGGGCGGGCAGGGCGGCCGGCGTCCCGGTGATCGGCGACGGCGGCCTGCAGTACTCCGGTGACATCGCCAAGGCGCTGGTGGCCGGGGCCGACACGGTGATGCTCGGCTCGCTGCTGGCCGGCGTCGAGGAGAGCCCGGGCGAGCTGCAGTTCATCAACGGCAAGCAGTTCAAGACGTACCGGGGCATGGGCTCGCTGGGCGCGATGCAGAGCCGGGGCCGGCAGCAGTCGTTCTCCAAGGACCGGTACTTCCAGGACGACGTCGCCTCCGACGAGAAGCTGGTGCCCGAGGGCATCGAGGGCCAGGTGCCCTACCGGGGCCCGCTGGCCGCGGTGGCGCACCAGCTGGTCGGTGGCCTGCGTCAGTCGATGTTCTACGTCGGCGCGCGCACGGTGCCGGATCTGCAGCAGCGTGGCCGCTTCGTCCGCATCACGTCGGCGGGCCTCAAAGAGAGCCACCCGCACGACATCCAGATGACGGTCGAGGCGCCCAACTACGCGAGCCGCAAGTAG
- a CDS encoding GuaB3 family IMP dehydrogenase-related protein, with translation MSVEIGMGKNARRAYHLDEVAIVPSRRTRDVNDTSLAWQIDAFRFDLPLVASPSDATMSPQTAVEVGRLGGLGVLNAEGLWSRYDDPTKILEELASLPDASRRTRRLQEAYAEPIKHELISERIRVMRDGGVTTAIRISPQHTLELALEAIAAGVDLLVIQGAVVSAEHVTTSGPTLNLKQFIADLDVPVIVGGCANYQTALHLMRTGAAGVIVGTGADKWATEDQVLGIRVPMATAISDAAAARRDYLDETGGRYVHVIADGELQTSGDIARAIACGADAVMLGQPLSVAAEAPAGGAWWHPMASHPKLPRGAYVPSPSEWPLGSLATVVDGPADDPNGSLNLFGGLRRAMAKTGYSDVKAFQKVDLVVAR, from the coding sequence ATGTCGGTCGAGATCGGGATGGGCAAGAACGCCCGCCGCGCCTACCACCTGGACGAGGTCGCGATCGTGCCATCGCGCCGCACCAGGGACGTGAACGACACGTCGCTGGCCTGGCAGATCGACGCGTTCCGGTTCGACCTGCCCCTGGTCGCGAGCCCCTCCGACGCGACGATGAGCCCGCAGACCGCGGTCGAGGTGGGCCGGCTCGGCGGGCTCGGAGTCCTGAACGCCGAGGGGCTCTGGAGCCGCTACGACGACCCGACCAAGATCCTCGAGGAGCTGGCCTCGCTCCCGGACGCGTCGCGCCGCACCCGGCGTCTGCAGGAGGCGTACGCGGAGCCGATCAAGCACGAGCTGATCAGCGAGCGGATCCGGGTGATGCGCGACGGCGGCGTCACCACCGCGATCCGAATCTCGCCCCAGCACACGCTGGAGCTCGCGCTCGAGGCGATCGCGGCCGGCGTCGATCTGCTGGTCATCCAGGGCGCGGTCGTCTCGGCCGAGCACGTCACCACGTCCGGGCCGACGCTGAACCTCAAGCAGTTCATCGCCGACCTCGACGTGCCGGTGATCGTCGGCGGCTGCGCGAACTACCAGACCGCGCTGCACCTGATGCGCACCGGCGCGGCCGGCGTCATCGTCGGCACCGGGGCCGACAAGTGGGCCACCGAAGACCAGGTGCTCGGCATCCGGGTGCCGATGGCCACCGCGATCTCCGACGCGGCCGCCGCCCGGCGCGACTACCTGGACGAGACCGGCGGCCGGTACGTCCACGTGATCGCCGACGGCGAGCTCCAGACCTCGGGTGACATCGCCCGGGCGATCGCCTGCGGCGCCGACGCGGTGATGCTCGGCCAGCCGCTGTCGGTGGCGGCCGAGGCGCCCGCCGGTGGTGCCTGGTGGCACCCGATGGCGTCGCACCCGAAGCTGCCCCGCGGCGCCTACGTCCCCTCGCCGTCGGAGTGGCCGCTGGGAAGCCTGGCGACCGTCGTCGACGGCCCGGCCGACGACCCGAACGGGTCGCTGAACCTGTTCGGCGGCCTCCGCCGCGCGATGGCCAAGACCGGCTATTCGGACGTGAAGGCCTTCCAGAAGGTCGATCTGGTTGTCGCACGCTGA
- a CDS encoding GMC family oxidoreductase produces the protein MDHFDVVVVGSGFGGSVSALRLTEKGYRVAVLEAGRRFADDEFPRSSWDVRRYLWAPWLGCYGIQRITLLRDVLVLAGAGVGGGSLVYANTLYEPPQAFYDDPQWRHITDWKAELAPFYDQASRMLGVVRYPRMTPADRVMQAVASEMGVEDTFHPTPVGVFLGTPGVSVPDPYFGGAGPVRTGCTHCGECMTGCRHNAKNTLVKNYLHLAEAGGAVVFPLTTATAIRPLPTGGYAVDTVRTGRRERRTFTASQVVVAASALGTQRLLHFSRDAGHLPGLSPRLGVLARTNSEALLGANRLRVEEGENFADGVAITSSFHPDSQTHIEPVRYGRGSNFMGLLTTVLPPPGKPRWVGWLREMVRNVGKARHILWLRRWSERTIILLVMQSVDNSLTTYTKRGLFGRRRMTTRQGHGAPNPTYLPLGHEATRRTAERIGGMAGGTLVEAFDVPMTAHFIGGCAIGDSPETGVVDPYHRVYGYPGLHVVDGAALSANLGVNPSLSITAQAERAMAFWPNRGEPDPRPAPGAPYRRLEPIPPRNPSVPPHAEAALRLPRNAPPATS, from the coding sequence GTGGATCACTTCGACGTCGTGGTGGTGGGGTCCGGGTTCGGCGGTAGCGTCAGCGCGCTGCGGCTGACCGAGAAGGGGTACCGGGTCGCGGTCCTCGAGGCCGGACGCCGGTTCGCCGACGACGAGTTCCCGCGGTCGTCGTGGGACGTGCGCCGGTATCTGTGGGCGCCGTGGCTCGGGTGCTACGGGATCCAGCGGATCACGCTGCTCCGCGACGTGCTGGTGCTGGCCGGGGCCGGGGTCGGCGGGGGTTCGCTGGTGTACGCGAACACGCTGTACGAGCCGCCGCAGGCCTTCTACGACGATCCCCAGTGGCGGCACATCACCGACTGGAAGGCCGAGCTGGCGCCGTTCTACGACCAGGCGTCGCGCATGCTGGGCGTCGTCCGGTACCCGCGGATGACCCCGGCCGACCGGGTGATGCAGGCGGTGGCATCCGAAATGGGGGTGGAGGACACGTTCCACCCGACGCCGGTGGGGGTGTTCCTGGGGACGCCCGGTGTGTCGGTGCCGGATCCGTACTTCGGCGGGGCCGGGCCGGTGCGGACCGGGTGCACGCATTGCGGCGAGTGCATGACCGGATGCCGGCACAACGCGAAGAACACGCTGGTCAAGAACTACCTGCATCTGGCCGAGGCCGGCGGGGCGGTCGTCTTCCCGCTCACCACGGCGACGGCGATCCGGCCCCTGCCGACCGGCGGCTACGCCGTCGACACGGTACGGACCGGACGTCGGGAGCGGCGGACGTTCACGGCGTCGCAGGTGGTCGTGGCCGCGTCGGCGCTGGGGACCCAGCGGCTGCTCCACTTCTCCCGGGACGCCGGCCATCTGCCGGGGTTGTCGCCCCGGCTCGGGGTGCTGGCCCGGACCAATTCGGAGGCGTTGCTCGGAGCGAATCGTCTGCGCGTGGAGGAGGGGGAGAACTTCGCCGACGGGGTCGCGATCACGTCGTCGTTCCACCCCGACTCCCAGACGCACATCGAGCCGGTCCGGTACGGCCGGGGGAGCAACTTCATGGGCCTGCTCACGACCGTGCTCCCGCCGCCGGGGAAGCCCCGGTGGGTCGGGTGGCTCCGGGAGATGGTGCGCAACGTCGGGAAGGCGCGCCACATCCTGTGGCTGAGGCGATGGTCGGAGAGGACGATCATCCTGCTCGTGATGCAGTCGGTCGACAATTCACTGACGACGTACACCAAGCGCGGTCTGTTCGGACGACGACGGATGACGACCCGGCAGGGCCACGGGGCGCCGAACCCGACGTATCTGCCGCTGGGGCATGAGGCCACCCGGCGGACGGCCGAGCGCATCGGGGGCATGGCCGGCGGGACGCTGGTCGAGGCGTTCGACGTGCCGATGACCGCGCACTTCATCGGTGGGTGCGCGATCGGCGATTCGCCCGAGACCGGGGTCGTGGACCCGTACCACCGGGTCTACGGATATCCGGGGCTGCACGTGGTGGACGGGGCGGCGCTGTCGGCGAACCTCGGCGTGAACCCGTCGCTGTCGATCACCGCCCAGGCCGAGCGGGCGATGGCGTTCTGGCCGAACCGCGGCGAGCCCGATCCGCGTCCGGCGCCGGGTGCGCCGTACCGACGCCTGGAGCCGATCCCGCCCCGGAACCCGTCCGTGCCCCCGCACGCCGAAGCCGCCCTCCGCCTCCCGCGGAATGCCCCACCGGCCACTAGCTAG
- the guaA gene encoding glutamine-hydrolyzing GMP synthase has translation MSVPPPVLVVDFGAQYAQLIARRIREAKVYSEIVPHTMPVEEMLARRPAAIILSGGPSSVYADGAPGVDSTMFDAGVPVFGICYGFQAMAQALGGTVAHTGNREYGGTKLTVLDPGVVFAGLPTEQDVWMSHGDAVSQAPDGFLVTAATAGAPVAAFENTDRGFAGVQFHPEVLHTAQGQKMLERFLYEVAKISPDWTMGNVIADQVADIKQRVGTKRVICGLSGGVDSAVAAALVHEAVGDQLTCVFVDHGLLRDGEAEQVEKDYVASTGIKLKVVDAQEQFLRELAGVTDPEQKRKIVGREFIRTFEAAERELIAEAGEHGETIEFLVQGTLYPDVVESGGGTGTANIKSHHNVGGLPEDLQFSLIEPLRTLFKDEVRQVGLELGLPEAIVWRQPFPGPGLSIRIIGEVTAERLDLLRQADAIVREEMSAAGLDRSIWQCPVVLLADVRSVGVQGDGRTYGHPIVLRPVTSEDAMTADWARVPFDVLSRISTRITNEVAEVNRVVLDVTSKPPGTIEWE, from the coding sequence ATGAGTGTTCCGCCCCCGGTGCTTGTCGTCGACTTCGGTGCGCAGTACGCGCAGCTCATCGCCCGCCGGATCCGGGAAGCGAAGGTCTACTCGGAGATCGTGCCGCACACGATGCCGGTCGAGGAGATGCTCGCGCGCCGGCCCGCGGCGATCATCCTGTCCGGCGGCCCGTCGAGCGTCTACGCCGACGGCGCTCCGGGCGTCGACTCGACGATGTTCGACGCCGGCGTCCCGGTCTTCGGCATCTGCTACGGCTTCCAGGCCATGGCCCAGGCCCTCGGCGGCACCGTCGCCCACACCGGCAACCGCGAGTACGGCGGCACCAAGCTCACGGTCCTCGACCCCGGCGTCGTCTTCGCCGGTCTGCCGACCGAGCAGGACGTCTGGATGAGCCACGGCGACGCGGTCTCCCAGGCCCCGGACGGCTTCCTGGTCACGGCCGCGACCGCGGGCGCCCCGGTCGCCGCGTTCGAGAACACCGACCGCGGCTTCGCCGGGGTCCAGTTCCACCCCGAGGTGCTCCACACCGCCCAGGGCCAGAAGATGCTCGAGCGCTTCCTCTACGAGGTCGCGAAGATCAGCCCCGACTGGACGATGGGCAACGTCATCGCCGATCAGGTCGCCGACATCAAGCAGCGGGTCGGCACCAAGCGGGTGATCTGCGGGCTGTCCGGCGGCGTCGACTCCGCGGTGGCCGCCGCGCTCGTCCACGAGGCCGTCGGCGACCAGCTGACCTGCGTCTTCGTCGACCACGGACTGTTGCGCGATGGCGAGGCCGAGCAGGTCGAGAAGGACTACGTCGCCTCCACCGGCATCAAGCTCAAGGTCGTCGACGCGCAGGAGCAGTTCCTCCGCGAGCTCGCCGGCGTCACCGACCCCGAGCAGAAGCGGAAGATCGTCGGCCGGGAGTTCATCCGGACGTTCGAGGCCGCCGAGCGCGAGCTGATCGCCGAGGCCGGCGAGCACGGCGAGACGATCGAGTTCCTGGTGCAGGGCACGCTCTACCCGGACGTGGTGGAGTCCGGGGGCGGCACCGGAACCGCGAACATCAAGAGCCACCACAACGTCGGCGGGCTCCCGGAAGACCTGCAGTTCTCGCTGATCGAGCCGCTGCGGACGCTGTTCAAGGACGAGGTCCGCCAGGTCGGCCTGGAGCTCGGCCTGCCCGAGGCGATCGTCTGGCGGCAGCCGTTCCCGGGCCCCGGGCTCTCGATCCGGATCATCGGCGAGGTCACCGCCGAGCGCCTCGACCTGCTCCGGCAGGCCGACGCGATCGTCCGCGAGGAGATGTCCGCGGCCGGGCTCGACCGCAGCATCTGGCAGTGTCCGGTGGTCCTGCTGGCCGACGTCCGCAGCGTCGGCGTCCAAGGCGACGGGCGGACGTACGGGCACCCGATCGTGCTGCGTCCGGTCACCAGCGAGGACGCGATGACCGCGGACTGGGCCCGGGTGCCGTTCGACGTGCTGTCGCGGATCTCCACCCGCATCACGAACGAAGTTGCAGAGGTCAACCGGGTAGTGCTCGACGTGACGAGCAAGCCCCCGGGCACGATCGAGTGGGAGTAA
- a CDS encoding CDP-alcohol phosphatidyltransferase family protein, with amino-acid sequence MQARPWRRSSGRPRPAGRRWSRGLRRGGTFARRVLVRRRGGVDAGGPPGADEMQPVGPYTTLTWPDGESQRVGDPVHGVAVRRRRTRPASETTAERLAAEAPQAAPLLTGEKTIARRCQFALVQSCTLASLMLGLAAIFAVLHGEVRIAAAVLLGCVLFDGADGALARLFGVSTPFGAQMDSLADMCSFGIATPVVVFAWLTGPSPTAVAGVACALIAVCAAIRLARFNVSPKNGRFFSGVPTTIAAAIAVIAVLVRPDAGRWAAPLFVAALAIAMVSSFPYLKIGALRRVPKWLLPVGAVAVALDPTTTLGLLVGAYLLSGPLLWARQKRGIAAV; translated from the coding sequence GTGCAAGCGAGACCATGGCGGCGCAGTTCAGGCCGTCCCCGTCCGGCTGGCCGTCGGTGGAGTCGAGGACTCCGCCGCGGCGGCACATTCGCTCGTCGCGTGCTGGTGAGGCGGCGCGGCGGGGTCGACGCGGGCGGTCCGCCCGGCGCCGACGAGATGCAGCCGGTCGGTCCTTACACCACGCTCACCTGGCCCGATGGGGAGTCTCAGCGGGTGGGTGACCCGGTGCACGGAGTTGCGGTTCGTCGGCGCCGGACCCGTCCGGCCTCCGAGACCACCGCTGAGCGGCTCGCGGCCGAGGCACCGCAGGCAGCCCCGCTGCTGACCGGGGAGAAGACGATCGCCCGTCGCTGCCAGTTCGCGCTGGTGCAGTCGTGCACGCTGGCGAGCCTGATGCTCGGCCTGGCCGCGATCTTCGCCGTCCTGCACGGCGAGGTGCGCATCGCCGCGGCCGTGCTGCTCGGGTGCGTCCTGTTCGACGGCGCCGACGGCGCGCTGGCCCGGCTGTTCGGCGTTTCGACGCCGTTCGGGGCGCAGATGGACTCGCTCGCCGATATGTGCTCGTTCGGCATCGCGACGCCGGTCGTGGTGTTCGCGTGGCTCACCGGGCCGAGCCCGACCGCGGTGGCCGGGGTGGCGTGCGCACTGATCGCGGTGTGCGCGGCGATCCGGCTGGCCCGCTTCAACGTGTCGCCGAAGAACGGCCGGTTCTTCTCCGGCGTGCCGACGACGATCGCCGCGGCGATCGCGGTGATCGCGGTGCTGGTGCGCCCGGACGCCGGCCGGTGGGCGGCTCCGCTGTTCGTGGCCGCGCTGGCGATCGCGATGGTGAGCTCGTTCCCGTACCTGAAGATCGGGGCGCTCAGGCGGGTGCCGAAGTGGCTGTTGCCGGTCGGTGCGGTTGCGGTGGCGCTCGACCCGACGACGACGCTGGGCCTCCTGGTCGGCGCGTACCTGCTCAGCGGCCCCCTACTCTGGGCCCGCCAGAAGCGCGGTATCGCCGCCGTCTAG
- a CDS encoding phosphatidylserine decarboxylase has protein sequence MADHADFPRPDAGPLALSDRAVGPVAAKALTAEVARHPGPKTVLVVGVTSGDTVVDRVLGVIMPNDQVIVVADGPVDDLLGSDETFAGRVTVRKDLPAELPTPVDVAVVARPALHPTVVDRIRPLLAADGVLTVATDATASDPLSGVVDDHAVRTDRVFRSFPPLRVHQLRFTPATPHLAARLGPAEVPSHVAVTKRMGIDSNGVAFGGLALGAAALTKLVRPRSKAWLVPAALALPVAAFFRDPRRIVPDDPQAVVSSADGKVLAVERLTDTRFGTDEWLRISVFLSVLDVHVNRSPVAGRVVSVLREEGGYANAMTAAAEHNVACYTVLETVHGRVVVAQRSGLIARRIVNRAGVGALLAKGERYGLIRFGSRTDVYLPATAAEPLVSPGERVVGGETVLARWT, from the coding sequence ATGGCAGACCACGCAGATTTCCCCCGGCCGGACGCCGGCCCGCTCGCACTGTCCGACCGCGCCGTCGGGCCGGTGGCCGCGAAGGCGCTGACCGCCGAGGTCGCCCGGCACCCCGGGCCGAAGACCGTCCTCGTGGTCGGCGTGACCAGCGGCGATACGGTGGTCGACCGGGTTCTCGGCGTGATCATGCCGAACGACCAGGTCATCGTCGTCGCCGACGGGCCGGTCGACGACCTGCTGGGCAGCGACGAGACGTTCGCCGGCCGGGTGACCGTGCGGAAAGATCTGCCCGCCGAGCTGCCCACGCCGGTCGACGTCGCGGTCGTCGCGCGGCCGGCGCTGCACCCGACCGTCGTCGACCGGATCCGGCCGCTGCTGGCCGCGGACGGCGTCCTGACCGTGGCCACCGACGCGACCGCGAGCGACCCGCTCTCCGGGGTGGTGGACGATCACGCGGTGCGCACCGACCGGGTGTTCCGGTCGTTCCCGCCGCTGCGGGTGCACCAGCTGCGGTTCACGCCGGCGACGCCGCACCTGGCCGCCCGGCTGGGCCCGGCGGAGGTGCCGAGCCACGTCGCGGTCACCAAGCGGATGGGGATCGACTCGAACGGCGTCGCGTTCGGCGGGCTCGCGCTGGGCGCGGCGGCGCTGACGAAGCTGGTGCGTCCGCGGTCGAAGGCCTGGCTGGTGCCGGCCGCGCTGGCGCTGCCGGTGGCCGCGTTCTTCCGCGACCCGCGCCGGATCGTGCCCGACGACCCGCAGGCCGTCGTGTCGTCGGCCGACGGCAAGGTGCTCGCGGTCGAGCGGCTGACCGACACCCGGTTCGGCACCGACGAGTGGCTGCGGATCTCGGTGTTCCTGTCCGTGCTCGACGTGCACGTGAACCGGTCGCCGGTGGCCGGGCGGGTCGTGTCGGTGCTCCGCGAGGAGGGCGGGTACGCGAACGCGATGACCGCGGCCGCGGAGCACAACGTGGCCTGCTACACGGTGCTCGAGACCGTGCACGGGCGGGTCGTCGTGGCCCAGCGGTCGGGGTTGATCGCCCGGCGGATCGTCAACCGGGCCGGGGTCGGGGCGCTGCTCGCCAAGGGCGAGCGGTACGGCCTGATCCGCTTCGGCTCCCGCACCGACGTATACCTCCCGGCCACGGCCGCCGAGCCCCTGGTCTCCCCGGGCGAGCGGGTAGTGGGCGGCGAGACGGTCCTGGCCCGCTGGACCTAG
- a CDS encoding PspC domain-containing protein: MDSLDPHREPTPETGSTSPSGSAAASDSASAGSTPSAGPTPPSAGPTPPSGPTPPPPGGGAPPPPGAPWGAGPGHGSAWNRYRSLTRTKQGKVIAGVCAGLGRTTGTDPILFRVILTVLVFFGGVGALLYLVAWIVLPVDDEPASPLESLLGRGRSGTSPAATVGLIALAAIVLVASFSNGLPSTLLLAACLIGGMMLLRRTGQHHSYPPAPVGATAAGPGSYPPPPGWPPAPGGPTAPGGPGGPGGGGPGGGGPGGGGSPTAPSGAIFGADPGNAPTDPTVPSAPSSADVSDPTAPSGPEPTGTASATTGAASATTGTASTATGTASKATGSWAAAGAPAGSPADAPVTAPIPPSAPEPPSYGPSAEAPAYGAPAGAPGYAPASGVPSSGAPPYGPAACGAPSHGTPTYGTPTYGTPGNNGPAYGTPNYGAPNYGAPNYGTPGYNATAYGAPGYGTQYADPYTPPFAPYGPYGPQGGPAMPPVVPPYPPTGRKAKRKRERSILGRLTISVACLAIVVLLIISSAGVHIPFAAFVALALGIIAAGLLVGTWFGRARWLIPIGVVLTLLLGIGAAAENSDGGPNGRRDVSYAPLAIEQVLPRYEVGAGDFDLDLSNIDFTGVTRTIDINTGFGDTKITLPPDVDVTVDYDMGAGDAQIFDHRDNGVGLDGSYSDYGANGADASDLKLVIHHGAGDLEVVR, translated from the coding sequence ATGGACAGCCTCGACCCCCATCGCGAGCCAACGCCGGAAACCGGCTCCACCTCGCCCAGCGGCTCCGCCGCGGCGTCGGACTCCGCATCAGCCGGGTCGACGCCGTCCGCCGGGCCCACGCCCCCGTCCGCCGGGCCGACTCCGCCCTCGGGACCGACTCCTCCGCCGCCGGGTGGTGGCGCACCGCCGCCTCCGGGCGCGCCCTGGGGCGCCGGGCCCGGGCACGGGTCCGCCTGGAACCGGTACCGGTCGCTGACGCGGACGAAGCAGGGGAAGGTCATCGCCGGGGTGTGCGCCGGACTCGGCCGCACCACCGGGACCGACCCGATCCTGTTCCGGGTCATCCTCACCGTGCTGGTGTTCTTCGGCGGCGTCGGTGCGCTGCTCTACCTGGTGGCGTGGATCGTGTTGCCGGTGGACGACGAGCCCGCTTCGCCGCTGGAGTCGCTGCTCGGACGCGGGCGCTCCGGGACCTCGCCGGCCGCGACCGTCGGGCTGATCGCGCTGGCCGCGATCGTGCTCGTCGCGTCGTTCTCGAACGGGCTCCCGTCGACGCTGCTGCTCGCGGCCTGCCTCATCGGAGGGATGATGCTGCTCCGACGCACCGGCCAGCACCACAGCTACCCGCCGGCCCCGGTCGGCGCGACCGCCGCCGGCCCAGGCAGCTACCCCCCACCCCCCGGCTGGCCCCCCGCCCCCGGCGGCCCGACCGCCCCCGGCGGCCCCGGCGGCCCCGGCGGGGGTGGACCTGGCGGGGGTGGACCTGGCGGGGGCGGATCGCCGACCGCGCCGAGCGGCGCGATCTTCGGTGCTGACCCCGGCAACGCCCCGACCGACCCGACCGTCCCCTCCGCGCCCTCCAGCGCCGACGTGAGCGACCCCACGGCCCCGTCGGGCCCCGAACCGACCGGCACCGCATCCGCGACCACCGGCGCCGCATCCGCGACCACCGGCACCGCATCCACGGCCACCGGCACCGCATCCAAGGCCACCGGCAGCTGGGCCGCCGCCGGCGCCCCGGCCGGCTCCCCGGCCGACGCCCCGGTCACCGCGCCGATCCCCCCGTCGGCTCCCGAGCCCCCGTCCTACGGCCCGTCGGCCGAGGCGCCCGCCTACGGCGCGCCCGCCGGAGCCCCGGGCTACGCCCCCGCCTCCGGAGTCCCGTCGTCCGGAGCCCCGCCCTACGGCCCGGCCGCCTGCGGCGCCCCGAGCCACGGCACCCCGACCTACGGCACCCCGACCTACGGCACCCCCGGCAACAACGGCCCCGCCTACGGCACCCCGAACTACGGCGCCCCGAACTACGGCGCCCCGAACTACGGCACCCCCGGCTACAACGCGACCGCCTACGGCGCCCCGGGCTACGGCACGCAGTACGCCGACCCCTACACGCCCCCGTTCGCGCCCTACGGCCCGTACGGCCCCCAGGGCGGCCCGGCCATGCCCCCGGTCGTCCCGCCGTACCCGCCCACCGGACGCAAGGCCAAGCGCAAGAGGGAGCGCTCGATCCTCGGCCGGCTGACGATCTCCGTAGCCTGCCTGGCGATCGTCGTGCTGCTGATCATCAGCTCGGCCGGCGTACACATCCCGTTCGCCGCGTTCGTCGCCCTCGCCCTGGGGATCATCGCCGCCGGCCTGCTCGTCGGCACCTGGTTCGGGCGGGCCCGCTGGCTGATCCCGATCGGCGTGGTCCTCACCCTCCTGCTGGGCATCGGCGCGGCCGCCGAGAACTCCGACGGCGGCCCGAACGGCCGCCGGGACGTCAGCTACGCGCCGCTCGCGATCGAGCAGGTCCTGCCCCGCTACGAGGTGGGCGCCGGCGACTTCGACCTCGACCTCAGCAACATCGACTTCACCGGCGTCACCCGGACGATCGACATCAACACCGGCTTCGGCGACACGAAGATCACGCTCCCGCCGGACGTCGACGTCACGGTCGACTACGACATGGGCGCCGGCGACGCCCAGATCTTCGACCACCGCGACAACGGTGTGGGCCTGGACGGCAGCTACTCCGACTACGGTGCGAACGGGGCGGACGCCAGCGACCTCAAGCTGGTCATCCACCACGGCGCCGGTGACCTGGAGGTCGTTCGATGA